From a single Oncorhynchus tshawytscha isolate Ot180627B linkage group LG33, Otsh_v2.0, whole genome shotgun sequence genomic region:
- the zar1l gene encoding ZAR1-like protein codes for MEGFMFSPYNFNGYPGCGPMMAPILHGNPKFKPHTWGKGSIYVPPEALDYLDVCKRAQLKAILSQVNPNLTPRLRKANTKEFGVQVNAQVDAMVQCSLGPKTLFYRERKFPVFSKSPVKCQQSPSAASSLDPKALPSTPVNNVRFSRPLAIYSPVFDRRFFALPVKAPDDSVCCEGGEGGGNGASDEDGEADITEQKTEDQVRPEIPREVVRKPLHQTAKGFNFQFLEQKYGFFHCSQCNVRWESAYVWCISGTSKVYFKQLCRKCQNGFNPYRVESIQCKMCSQTRCCCEQKERHIDMKRPHRQDLCGRCRGKRISCDTTYSYKYIV; via the exons ATGGAGGGGTTTATGTTTTCTCCATACAACTTTAATGGCTATCCGGGCTGCGGTCCCATGATGGCTCCTATCCTCCACGGCAACCCGAAGTTCAAGCCTCACACCTGGGGTAAGGGGAGCATCTACGTGCCTCCCGAAGCGCTGGACTACCTTGACGTGTGTAAACGGGCCCAGCTGAAGGCCATCCTGTCTCAGGTGAATCCCAACCTTACCCCTCGTCTCCGGAAGGCAAACACCAAGGAGTTCGGGGTTCAGGTCAACGCCCAGGTCGACGCGATGGTCCAGTGCTCCCTCGGACCCAAGACGCTGTTCTACCGGGAGAGGAAATTTCCGGTATTTTCGAAGTCGCCTGTGAAGTGCCAGCAGAGTCCTTCGGCGGCTTCTTCTCTGGACCCGAAAGCGTTGCCGAGCACTCCGGTAAACAACGTGCGCTTCTCGCGACCCCTCGCTATCTACTCTCCGGTGTTTGATCGCCGGTTCTTCGCGCTGCCGGTGAAAGCGCCGGATGACAGCGTGTGctgtgagggaggagaaggtggcgGTAACGGGGCTAGTGATGAGGATGGCGAGGCCGACATTACCGAACAGAAAACGGAGGACCAGGTTAGACCGGAGATCCCGCGTGAGGTTGTCAGGAAACCCCTACACCAGACGGCCAAAGGGTTCAACTTTCAG TTTCTGGAGCAGAAGTACGGCTTTTTCCACTGCAGCCAGTGTAACGTCCGTTGGGAGAGTGCCTATGTGTGGTGCATCTCTGGAACTAGTAAG GTGTACTTCAAGCAGCTCTGTCGTAAGTGCCAGAATGGATTTAACCCCTACAGAGTGGAGTCTATCCAGTGCAAG ATGTGTTCCCAGACCCGGTGCTGCTGTGAGCAGAAGGAGCGGCACATTGACATGAAAAGACCTCATAGACAGGACCTGTGTGGCCGCTGCAGGGGAAAGAGGATTTCCTGTGACACTACCTATAGCTACAAATACATTGTCTGA